A single region of the Moorena sp. SIOASIH genome encodes:
- a CDS encoding filamentous hemagglutinin N-terminal domain-containing protein, giving the protein MNQTIQRCYLLGHLLVSSVLIPNIATAQISSDGTLSTTVTSDDGVNFLIESGVRTSDNLFHSFSEFSVPSNGSAFFNNAGDIVNIFSRVTGGNISNIDGLIRANGKANLFLINPAGIIFGENASLNIGGSFFATTAESVVFGDGIEFSATEPNQAPLLTINITPGLQMGTNPGNITVTGPGNTLNRSIFAPFDRSNLSSQLQVQPGNTIALVGGAISLRGGLLSAEGGQIEIAAVGSNNSSAMVALTPVGSGWDMDLSQISNNGDIQLTENALLDTSGNTAGSIRLRGATIKVGDNSIVLTQNEGTQNAGNTIIHGTESVTIGENDANGSINTSVANLSISSGDGGDIDIITKNLNVFGGAQVLLNSFGEGAPGNINIEASESVNMIGFSPDNQSTFTSNLNSSTFSEKNAGNITISTNQLRLAVANILTFTAGEGHGGNLTLNVTESIEIVGFIPGVNQQSVVSAASFGEGDGGSVEVNTATLRLKDGGVIGASAGASGNAGTVTINASESVSLLDTLQTPGSSTNISSNVPRPSVGVQRLFGLDPIPSANAGNIMINTSKLTISGDPDSQDAQIRVRNLGEGNGGTLSIYADSINLNYGASITASTFSREGGNINLEITNGLLLRNGSTITAEADNDGDGGNITIKSDVVALIEGSLINANANRGNGGNISITTQGLFVRDRAITASSEFGVDGVISINNPYTPANGLIELPTELRDRTQQIAEGCGWTATSSFYITGRGGIPQDPSAMVRGGQILSDVRDIPDLAIVRAIPEAFDSKPDTNTKAPIVEANAWIINEEGNVELVAVVNSNQALDFLRGTCAIKED; this is encoded by the coding sequence ATGAATCAAACTATTCAGCGATGCTACTTACTCGGCCATCTTTTAGTCTCTAGTGTCCTCATCCCCAACATCGCCACCGCCCAAATCAGTAGTGATGGCACTTTATCCACTACGGTGACTAGTGATGATGGGGTGAATTTCTTGATTGAATCTGGGGTACGCACTTCTGATAATCTATTTCATAGCTTCTCGGAATTTTCTGTACCCAGCAACGGGTCAGCCTTTTTTAACAATGCTGGGGATATTGTGAATATCTTTAGTCGTGTCACCGGAGGGAATATTTCTAACATTGACGGCTTGATTCGTGCTAATGGTAAAGCTAATTTATTTCTGATTAATCCCGCTGGAATTATCTTTGGTGAAAATGCTTCGTTGAATATCGGAGGTTCATTTTTTGCTACTACTGCCGAGAGTGTAGTATTTGGAGATGGGATTGAATTTAGTGCTACTGAACCAAACCAAGCGCCGTTATTAACGATTAATATTACCCCTGGTTTACAGATGGGAACAAATCCGGGAAATATTACAGTAACTGGTCCAGGAAATACCCTCAATCGCAGTATTTTCGCTCCTTTTGATCGCAGTAATCTTAGTTCCCAATTACAGGTTCAACCAGGGAATACTATAGCCTTGGTAGGAGGAGCGATTAGCCTCAGGGGTGGTTTGCTCTCGGCAGAAGGGGGACAAATCGAAATCGCAGCAGTAGGGAGCAACAATTCTAGCGCGATGGTGGCATTAACACCGGTAGGATCGGGCTGGGATATGGACTTGAGTCAAATCTCAAATAATGGGGATATTCAACTGACCGAAAACGCGCTCCTTGATACCAGTGGCAACACCGCTGGCTCGATCCGATTGAGGGGAGCAACCATTAAAGTAGGAGATAACTCGATCGTACTCACTCAGAATGAAGGTACTCAGAATGCTGGCAATACCATAATTCATGGCACAGAAAGTGTAACTATCGGAGAGAATGACGCCAACGGCAGTATCAATACCTCTGTGGCTAACCTCTCTATATCCAGTGGTGACGGGGGAGATATAGACATTATTACCAAAAATTTAAACGTCTTTGGGGGAGCACAAGTATTGCTCAATAGCTTTGGAGAAGGTGCCCCAGGGAATATCAACATTGAAGCTTCTGAATCGGTGAATATGATTGGTTTTAGCCCTGATAATCAGAGTACTTTCACTAGTAATTTAAATTCTTCGACCTTCAGCGAAAAAAACGCCGGAAATATTACCATCTCCACCAATCAACTGAGATTAGCTGTAGCAAATATTTTAACGTTTACTGCTGGTGAAGGTCATGGGGGTAATCTTACCCTCAATGTTACGGAATCGATTGAGATCGTAGGTTTCATTCCAGGTGTAAACCAGCAGAGCGTAGTTAGTGCTGCCTCTTTTGGTGAAGGTGATGGGGGTAGTGTGGAGGTAAATACAGCAACATTGCGGCTCAAGGATGGTGGAGTAATTGGTGCTTCTGCTGGTGCTTCCGGTAATGCTGGTACTGTTACTATCAATGCTTCGGAGTCCGTAAGCTTACTCGACACGTTGCAAACTCCTGGTTCCTCTACTAATATTTCCAGTAATGTACCACGTCCTAGTGTTGGAGTCCAAAGATTATTTGGACTAGACCCCATCCCCAGTGCCAATGCTGGCAACATCATGATTAACACTTCCAAGTTGACTATCTCAGGGGATCCCGATAGCCAAGATGCCCAAATTAGGGTCAGAAATCTCGGAGAGGGTAATGGGGGAACCTTATCTATCTACGCTGATAGCATCAACCTCAATTATGGCGCTAGTATCACCGCCTCCACCTTCTCTAGGGAAGGAGGCAATATTAACCTGGAGATCACAAACGGTTTACTATTGCGTAATGGCAGCACCATCACTGCGGAAGCTGATAATGATGGCGACGGCGGTAATATTACCATTAAGTCCGATGTAGTGGCTCTGATTGAAGGTAGCTTGATCAACGCTAATGCTAATCGAGGCAATGGTGGAAATATTTCCATTACTACCCAAGGCTTATTTGTTCGTGATCGTGCCATTACTGCTAGTTCTGAGTTTGGGGTAGATGGGGTGATCAGCATTAACAATCCTTACACCCCCGCTAACGGCTTAATTGAATTACCAACAGAACTGCGCGATCGCACTCAACAAATCGCTGAAGGTTGCGGTTGGACTGCCACCAGTAGTTTTTATATTACCGGACGGGGTGGCATACCCCAAGACCCCAGTGCTATGGTGCGGGGTGGGCAAATCTTATCGGATGTGCGGGATATACCGGATTTAGCGATAGTGCGCGCCATACCGGAAGCATTTGATAGTAAACCAGACACTAATACTAAAGCACCGATAGTGGAAGCTAATGCTTGGATTATTAATGAGGAAGGTAATGTGGAATTAGTCGCAGTTGTCAACTCGAACCAGGCGCTCGATTTCCTACGAGGAACTTGTGCTATTAAAGAAGATTAG
- a CDS encoding filamentous hemagglutinin N-terminal domain-containing protein has translation MNQTIQRCYLLGHLLVSSVLIPNIATAQISSDGTLSTTVNSDDGVNFLIESGVRTSDNLFHSFSEFSVPSNGSAFFNNAADIVNIFSRVTGGNISNIDGLIRANGNANLFLINPAGIIFGQNASLNIGGSFFATTAESVVFGDGIEFSATEPNEAPLLTINITPGLQMGTNPGNITVVGPGYTIARENPFIVTSFTGLRVGAGNTLALIGGEITLDGGIIAADSGLIELASVREGLVNLTQTSETWQFSYEAVQSFGNVELLSLALADASGQGSGSIQVHGQNISLLGGSRMLLQNRGLQPGGTLNLTASDSVKLIGTDNNDGELGSVLLTETIARGEAPEEGKAADIVISSQHLLLSQGSGIASRTFTPARGGDITINATESIQLREFSPINPTNGSDITTSTWRAGTAGNITVSTKQLTIDGQQLRSVAVDIGDGGNITLFTEQLRVRNGGIVVSTALGSGQGGDIIINAQSTELIGFNVNNFNVSAFSTSVSGTQKAGNLIINTGRLLLQDGARVDASTFNSGVAGTITINALESVEVSGTVPGSVNGSLILSSAHVLDEVLQQQLGLPPIPSGDSGSVIINTPVLRVTDRAQVTVRNDGTGNAGALEINAGQIFLNNQAAINASTQSGEGGNIDLQITDNLLLRNGSTITTEAGGTGNGGNITINSDLVTLMEGSLINANANRGNGGNISITTQGLFVRDRAITASSEFGVDGVISINNPYTPANGLIELPTELRDRTQQIAEGCRWTDTSSFYITGRGGIPQDPSAMVRGGQILSDVRDISDLSIVRAIPQAEDRKAHTNTKAPIVEANAWIINEEGNVELVAVVNSNQALDFLRATCAIKED, from the coding sequence ATGAATCAAACTATTCAGCGATGCTATTTACTCGGCCATCTTTTAGTCTCTAGTGTCCTCATCCCCAACATCGCCACTGCCCAAATCAGCAGTGATGGCACCTTATCCACTACCGTGAATAGTGATGATGGGGTGAATTTCTTGATTGAATCTGGGGTACGCACTTCAGATAATCTATTTCATAGCTTCTCGGAATTTTCTGTACCCAGCAACGGGTCAGCCTTTTTTAACAATGCTGCGGATATTGTCAATATCTTTAGCCGTGTCACCGGCGGGAATATTTCTAATATTGACGGCTTGATTCGTGCTAATGGTAACGCTAATTTATTTCTGATTAATCCAGCTGGGATTATCTTTGGGCAAAATGCTTCCTTGAATATAGGTGGTTCATTTTTTGCCACTACTGCGGAGAGTGTAGTGTTTGGAGATGGGATTGAATTTAGTGCCACTGAACCAAACGAAGCGCCGTTATTAACGATTAATATTACCCCTGGTTTGCAGATGGGAACAAATCCGGGAAATATTACAGTAGTTGGTCCAGGATATACCATCGCCAGAGAAAATCCTTTTATTGTAACCAGCTTCACAGGTTTGCGAGTTGGTGCTGGCAATACCCTTGCTCTAATTGGCGGTGAGATTACCTTAGATGGAGGCATAATAGCGGCGGATTCGGGATTAATTGAGTTAGCTAGTGTCAGAGAGGGATTGGTTAATCTCACTCAAACCTCGGAAACCTGGCAATTTAGCTACGAAGCAGTGCAAAGCTTTGGTAATGTGGAGCTGCTCTCTCTGGCGCTAGCAGATGCTAGTGGTCAAGGCAGTGGTTCTATTCAAGTACACGGACAAAACATTTCCTTGCTGGGTGGTTCCAGAATGCTCCTGCAAAATCGAGGTTTACAGCCTGGAGGAACACTTAACCTAACTGCTTCTGATTCAGTCAAGTTGATTGGAACCGATAACAATGATGGAGAGTTAGGTAGCGTTTTATTAACAGAAACGATTGCAAGAGGAGAGGCCCCTGAAGAAGGAAAGGCCGCCGATATTGTGATCTCTAGCCAGCACTTATTGCTTTCTCAGGGATCAGGAATTGCTTCAAGAACGTTTACTCCTGCAAGGGGTGGTGACATCACGATTAATGCTACTGAATCGATACAACTTCGGGAATTTTCTCCAATTAATCCTACCAATGGCAGTGACATAACAACCTCAACCTGGCGTGCTGGCACTGCTGGAAATATTACCGTCTCTACCAAGCAATTGACCATTGATGGTCAACAGTTGCGTTCTGTAGCTGTTGACATTGGTGACGGAGGAAATATCACCCTGTTCACTGAGCAATTGAGGGTCAGAAATGGAGGAATTGTCGTCTCTACAGCTTTGGGAAGTGGTCAAGGGGGAGATATCATCATTAATGCTCAATCAACTGAACTAATTGGCTTCAATGTTAATAATTTTAATGTTAGTGCCTTCAGTACTTCTGTAAGTGGTACACAGAAAGCTGGTAACTTAATCATTAATACTGGCAGATTGTTACTCCAAGATGGCGCAAGGGTTGATGCTTCTACCTTTAATAGTGGTGTAGCTGGCACTATAACTATTAATGCCTTGGAGTCGGTTGAGGTGAGTGGTACTGTACCAGGGTCAGTCAATGGTAGTTTAATTCTCTCCAGTGCCCATGTCTTAGATGAGGTTCTACAACAGCAATTGGGATTACCTCCTATCCCCAGTGGAGATTCTGGTAGCGTTATTATTAACACACCAGTTTTGAGAGTTACAGATAGAGCGCAGGTAACGGTAAGGAACGATGGCACAGGTAATGCAGGTGCTTTAGAAATCAATGCTGGTCAGATTTTTCTGAACAATCAAGCTGCTATCAACGCCTCGACTCAATCCGGTGAAGGCGGTAACATTGACCTGCAAATCACAGACAACTTACTATTACGCAACGGTAGCACCATTACCACAGAAGCAGGAGGAACAGGTAATGGTGGCAACATTACCATTAACTCGGATTTAGTGACTCTGATGGAAGGCAGCTTGATCAACGCTAATGCTAATCGAGGCAATGGTGGAAATATTTCCATTACTACCCAAGGCTTATTTGTTCGTGATCGTGCCATTACTGCTAGTTCTGAGTTTGGGGTAGATGGGGTGATCAGCATTAACAATCCTTACACCCCCGCTAACGGCTTAATTGAATTACCAACAGAACTGCGCGATCGCACTCAACAAATTGCTGAAGGTTGCCGTTGGACTGATACCAGTAGTTTTTATATTACCGGACGGGGTGGCATCCCCCAAGACCCCAGTGCTATGGTGCGGGGTGGCCAAATTTTATCGGATGTGCGGGATATATCTGATCTATCCATAGTGCGCGCCATACCCCAAGCTGAAGATCGTAAAGCACACACTAATACCAAAGCACCGATAGTGGAAGCTAATGCTTGGATTATTAATGAGGAAGGTAATGTGGAATTAGTTGCTGTTGTCAACTCGAACCAGGCGCTCGATTTCCTACGAGCCACTTGTGCGATTAAAGAGGATTAG
- a CDS encoding filamentous hemagglutinin N-terminal domain-containing protein — translation MNQTIQRCYLLGHLLVSSVLIPNIATAQISSDGTLSTTVTSDDGVNFLIESGVRASDHLFHSFSEFSVPSNGSAFFNNAADIVNIFSRVTGGNISNIDGLIRANGNANLFLINPAGIIFGQNASLNIGGSFFATTAESVVFGNGIEFSATEPNQAPLLTINITPGLQMGTNPGNITVTGPGETLNGSIFASFDRSNISSQLQVQPGNTLALVGGDISLRGGLLSAEGGQIEMAAVGSNNSSAMVQLTPVGSGWDLDLSQLSNLGDIQLTESALLDTSGDTAGSIRLRGATITVGDNSSILTQNEGTQNAGDTILHGTESVTIGENDANGSINTFVANLTISSGKGGDLDIITKNLKVFGGANLLINSFGSGSPGNIKIVASESVDMMGFTPNNPRNFHSRISSLSFSEATAGNITISTNQLRLAIADIFAFAAGDGNGGNITLNATESIEIVGLISGVNQEAVVSVSSLGKGNGGTVEVNTARLLIKDGGVIVASGFSSGNAGRITINASESVTLLDTLTTPSTTTLIATTVPRPSDGFQRRFGVPPIPTANAGQITINTSELTLSGDPDSQDAQIRVRNRGFGDGGELFIKADTINLNYGASITASTFDGNKGNIELEITNGLLLRNGSTITTEADNDGNGGNITINSDLVTLIEGSLINANANLGNGGNISITTQGLFEFPDSDITASSEFGVNGLITINNPDSDPANGLIQLPTELRDLTQQIAKGCRWTATSSFYITGRGGIPQDPSAMVPGGQILSDVRDISDLSIVRAIPEAEDNKPETNTKAPIVEANAWIINEQGNVELIAVVNSSQAGDFLRATCAIKED, via the coding sequence ATGAATCAAACTATTCAGCGATGCTATTTACTCGGCCATCTTTTAGTCTCTAGTGTCCTCATCCCCAACATCGCCACTGCCCAAATCAGCAGTGATGGCACCTTATCCACTACGGTGACTAGTGATGATGGGGTGAATTTCTTGATTGAATCTGGGGTCAGGGCTTCAGATCATCTATTTCATAGCTTCTCGGAATTTTCTGTACCCAGCAACGGGTCAGCCTTTTTTAACAATGCTGCTGATATTGTGAATATATTTAGCCGTGTCACCGGAGGGAATATTTCTAATATTGACGGCTTGATTCGCGCTAATGGTAACGCTAATTTATTTCTGATTAATCCAGCTGGGATTATCTTTGGGCAAAATGCTTCCTTGAATATAGGAGGTTCATTTTTCGCCACTACTGCCGAGAGTGTAGTATTTGGAAATGGGATTGAATTTAGTGCCACTGAACCAAACCAAGCGCCGTTACTAACCATTAATATTACTCCTGGTTTACAGATGGGAACAAATCCGGGAAATATTACAGTAACTGGTCCAGGAGAAACCCTCAATGGCAGTATTTTCGCATCTTTTGATCGCAGTAATATTAGCTCCCAATTACAGGTTCAACCGGGCAATACTTTAGCCTTGGTAGGAGGAGACATTAGCCTCAGGGGTGGTTTGCTCTCGGCAGAAGGAGGACAAATCGAAATGGCAGCAGTAGGAAGCAATAATTCTAGTGCGATGGTGCAATTAACACCGGTAGGATCCGGCTGGGATCTGGACTTGAGTCAACTCTCAAACTTAGGGGACATTCAACTGACCGAAAGCGCCCTCCTTGATACCAGTGGCGACACCGCTGGCTCGATCCGATTGAGGGGAGCAACCATTACAGTAGGAGATAACTCCAGCATACTAACTCAGAATGAAGGAACTCAGAATGCTGGCGATACCATACTTCATGGTACCGAAAGTGTCACTATTGGAGAGAATGATGCCAACGGTAGTATCAATACCTTTGTGGCTAACCTCACCATATCGAGTGGTAAAGGGGGAGATCTAGACATTATTACCAAAAATTTAAAAGTCTTTGGAGGAGCAAATCTATTGATCAACAGTTTTGGTTCAGGTTCGCCAGGGAATATCAAAATCGTTGCTTCTGAATCAGTAGATATGATGGGTTTTACCCCTAATAATCCGAGGAATTTCCATAGTAGGATAAGTTCTTTGAGCTTCAGCGAGGCAACAGCAGGAAATATTACCATCTCCACTAATCAATTGAGATTAGCAATAGCAGACATTTTCGCTTTTGCTGCTGGCGACGGTAATGGGGGTAATATAACCCTCAATGCTACGGAATCGATCGAGATAGTGGGTTTAATTTCAGGTGTCAACCAGGAGGCCGTAGTTAGTGTTTCCTCTTTAGGTAAAGGTAATGGGGGTACTGTGGAGGTAAATACCGCAAGATTGCTGATCAAGGATGGTGGAGTAATTGTTGCTTCTGGTTTTAGTTCTGGTAATGCTGGTCGTATTACTATCAATGCTTCGGAGTCGGTAACCTTACTTGATACCCTGACAACTCCTTCTACCACCACTCTAATTGCCACTACTGTACCACGTCCTAGTGATGGATTCCAAAGACGATTTGGAGTACCTCCCATCCCCACTGCTAATGCTGGCCAAATCACGATTAACACTTCCGAGTTAACTCTCTCAGGGGATCCCGATAGCCAAGATGCCCAAATTAGGGTCAGAAATCGAGGATTTGGTGATGGGGGAGAATTATTTATCAAGGCTGATACCATCAACCTTAATTATGGTGCTAGTATCACCGCCTCCACCTTCGATGGGAACAAAGGCAATATTGAGCTGGAGATCACAAACGGTTTACTATTGCGTAATGGCAGCACCATTACCACAGAAGCTGATAACGATGGTAATGGCGGCAATATTACCATTAACTCCGATTTAGTGACTCTGATAGAAGGCAGCTTGATCAACGCTAATGCTAATCTAGGCAATGGGGGAAATATTTCCATTACTACCCAAGGGTTATTTGAGTTTCCAGATAGTGACATTACTGCTAGTTCTGAGTTTGGGGTAAATGGCCTGATCACCATTAACAATCCTGACTCCGATCCAGCTAATGGCTTAATTCAACTACCGACAGAACTGCGCGATCTCACTCAACAAATCGCTAAAGGTTGCCGTTGGACTGCTACCAGTAGTTTTTATATTACCGGACGGGGTGGCATCCCCCAAGACCCCAGTGCTATGGTGCCCGGTGGGCAAATTTTATCGGATGTGCGGGATATATCGGATCTATCCATAGTGCGCGCCATACCCGAAGCTGAAGATAATAAACCAGAAACTAATACCAAAGCACCGATAGTGGAAGCTAATGCTTGGATTATTAATGAGCAAGGTAATGTGGAACTAATCGCTGTTGTCAACTCGAGCCAGGCTGGGGATTTTCTACGAGCAACTTGTGCTATTAAAGAGGATTAA
- a CDS encoding CHAT domain-containing protein: protein MKTILNLVTVGLPSLLLALTATPTLASLAIASPHHPQVSIPPTLQAQTPQPTSKLSKLNQGRAYFNRGQFAQAAEIWEQAAQDYATQGDSLHQALSLNYLSLAYQHLSQWDLAQTAIESSLNLVESATSNNPLLWAQILNTKARLLFHTGQNQSALETFQRAQKYYDQAGDKTGALISKINQAEALQSLGFYNRAKNLLEEINQQLVTTEDSAVKVGMLRSLGIALQVLGDVNASREVLEQSLSIAQGLEATNQLGIILLSLGNTALDAGDNSAALDYFKRAEKATTNPEEKFKTRLNQLRLYVQLEQWQKANALAPRIYQQLSQLQPSRSSIYGAVNLAASWQQMGNQGKSLALQQVNQILVQAVKSARKLKDAQAEAYALYHWGKLYGSNGQLADAIKLTQKSLIIAQQINATEISSQAAWELGKLHKKQGKSTEAIAAYTEAVKDLKSLRGDLVSINPDIQFSFRKSVEPVYRELVELLLDGNPSQEYLKKARQVIEDLQLAELDNFFRQACLDANVAEIDQIDRSATVIYPIILPERLAVIVSAPGKPIGYYSTSVSAAEVDQTLTRFLSSLHPVFKQDQRLPHLQKVYDWLIRPAEQEQILTDTKTLVFILDGKLRKLPMAALHDGEQYLVEKYNISLSLGLQLLDPQPLRKEKFSIIAGGLSEARQGFKALPGVKQEIEQIAKRLNPDSVMLNQEFTSDRVSQEITTKTSNVIHLATHGQFSSKAEETFILTWENKINVKELEQLLRTQELLGEDQIDLLVLSACQTAKGDDQAMLGLAGFAIKSGARSTLGTLWKVRDDSTAIFINKFYEYLKQPEITKAEAVRKAQLDLIGDTKFNEPLFWAPFILVGNWL, encoded by the coding sequence ATGAAAACCATCCTAAATTTAGTCACCGTCGGATTACCCAGTTTATTGCTAGCACTGACAGCTACTCCTACTTTAGCTAGTTTAGCGATCGCATCCCCTCACCACCCCCAAGTCAGTATTCCTCCCACCCTGCAAGCCCAAACTCCTCAGCCTACCAGTAAACTTAGTAAACTTAACCAAGGCAGAGCCTATTTCAACAGGGGACAATTTGCCCAAGCAGCGGAAATCTGGGAACAAGCAGCCCAAGATTACGCAACTCAGGGTGACTCTCTCCATCAAGCCTTGAGTTTGAATTATCTATCCTTAGCTTACCAACACCTCAGTCAGTGGGACCTTGCCCAAACCGCGATTGAATCCAGCCTTAATCTAGTCGAATCAGCTACCAGTAACAATCCTCTGCTGTGGGCGCAAATTCTTAATACCAAGGCCAGACTCCTGTTCCACACTGGACAAAACCAATCTGCCCTAGAAACATTTCAACGGGCACAAAAGTATTATGATCAAGCGGGAGATAAAACTGGTGCTTTGATTAGCAAAATTAACCAAGCTGAAGCCCTCCAAAGCTTAGGATTTTATAATCGTGCTAAAAATCTACTCGAAGAGATTAATCAACAATTAGTAACTACAGAAGATTCTGCTGTTAAAGTAGGAATGCTCAGAAGTTTAGGCATTGCTTTACAAGTGTTGGGGGATGTAAACGCTAGTAGAGAGGTACTCGAACAAAGTTTATCTATTGCTCAGGGTCTGGAAGCCACTAACCAATTAGGCATTATCCTGTTGAGTTTAGGAAATACAGCCCTTGATGCTGGAGATAATTCAGCAGCATTAGATTACTTTAAACGCGCAGAAAAAGCGACTACCAATCCAGAAGAAAAATTTAAAACTCGGCTCAACCAACTACGCCTTTATGTCCAATTAGAACAGTGGCAAAAGGCTAATGCTCTCGCTCCCCGAATTTACCAACAACTGAGCCAGTTACAGCCCAGTCGCTCCTCTATCTATGGGGCAGTAAACTTAGCAGCTAGTTGGCAACAAATGGGTAACCAAGGTAAATCATTAGCGCTCCAACAAGTCAATCAAATCCTTGTGCAAGCGGTTAAATCTGCCCGAAAACTCAAGGATGCCCAAGCTGAAGCCTATGCCCTCTATCACTGGGGCAAACTTTATGGTAGCAATGGTCAGTTAGCTGATGCTATCAAGCTTACCCAAAAATCCTTAATTATTGCCCAACAAATTAACGCTACGGAAATTAGTTCCCAAGCGGCTTGGGAATTAGGAAAATTGCACAAAAAACAGGGAAAATCGACCGAAGCGATCGCCGCTTATACCGAAGCAGTCAAAGACTTAAAAAGCTTGCGCGGTGATTTGGTTTCCATTAATCCAGATATCCAGTTTTCCTTCCGAAAAAGCGTTGAACCAGTATACCGAGAGCTGGTAGAATTGTTGCTAGACGGTAATCCTAGTCAAGAGTATCTAAAAAAAGCACGCCAGGTCATTGAGGATTTACAATTAGCAGAACTGGATAACTTTTTCCGGCAAGCTTGTTTAGATGCCAATGTTGCCGAAATTGATCAGATTGACAGGTCGGCAACAGTAATTTACCCGATTATTTTGCCAGAACGTTTAGCTGTGATTGTCTCCGCCCCCGGTAAACCCATTGGGTATTATTCTACTTCTGTGTCTGCAGCAGAGGTGGATCAAACCCTAACCAGATTTTTGAGCTCCCTCCATCCTGTCTTTAAGCAAGACCAACGCTTACCCCACCTCCAAAAAGTTTATGACTGGCTAATCCGACCTGCGGAACAAGAGCAAATTTTAACGGATACCAAAACCCTCGTGTTTATCCTGGATGGCAAATTACGTAAACTGCCGATGGCAGCCTTACACGATGGAGAGCAGTATCTAGTCGAAAAATACAATATTTCCCTGTCTCTAGGCTTGCAACTGCTAGATCCACAACCGTTAAGAAAAGAAAAATTTAGTATCATTGCTGGGGGATTGAGTGAAGCTCGTCAAGGCTTTAAAGCTTTACCAGGGGTGAAACAGGAAATTGAGCAAATTGCTAAAAGGTTGAACCCAGACTCAGTCATGCTCAATCAAGAATTCACTAGCGATAGAGTTTCCCAGGAAATAACTACTAAAACCTCCAATGTGATACACTTAGCTACTCATGGTCAGTTTAGCTCCAAAGCTGAGGAGACGTTTATACTAACCTGGGAAAATAAAATTAATGTCAAAGAATTAGAGCAACTGCTGCGTACTCAAGAATTGTTGGGAGAAGACCAAATTGATTTACTCGTTCTTAGTGCTTGTCAAACTGCTAAAGGGGATGATCAAGCCATGTTAGGGTTAGCGGGTTTTGCCATTAAATCAGGAGCGCGTTCTACCTTAGGGACATTGTGGAAAGTGCGTGATGACTCCACTGCTATATTCATCAACAAGTTTTACGAATACCTAAAACAGCCAGAAATCACCAAAGCAGAAGCGGTCAGGAAAGCCCAACTAGATTTAATTGGGGATACCAAGTTTAACGAACCTCTGTTTTGGGCACCTTTTATTCTGGTCGGTAATTGGTTGTAA